The Maniola jurtina chromosome 9, ilManJurt1.1, whole genome shotgun sequence genomic sequence taatacctataatatttttatttataatatgactagctgatgcccgcagcttcgcccgcgtggattggtcagatcccctgcagcatcaggattgaggagttagactccaaattttttatgaaacaatgtcgcaaagttcctctatcgattaaaaaagaaatgacgcaaatcggttcagaaatctcggagatttcggtgtacgtaggtagaaaaacacaactccctttttgaaagttggttaaaaaagtagcctatgttacgccctggtcaatcctctatttgtctgtgaaaatcccgtcaaaatcggttcagccgttccgaagattagccttttcaaacagacagacagacagacacaaattttaaaaccgggtgattcagttatggtatcgttcaaataaccatatgagcttaatatgaggtagttatttcgaaattacagacagacacttcaattttatttattagtatagatgaatataataagtttaaaaaatgattATAATAAGTTATAAAAAGAAATGGATATAATAAGTTTAGTATATAGGGCCTGTCTTACTATATTTTCctatatgttaaaaaaatacaattaaaacgACACTTGTAAGGACTATTCTCACACTAACAATAATTAGGAGCGGTTCACAAAGCACAATGGGGCATATTGAGCCCATGTGTGCAAATCTCCACGGCCGATTGTAGCCACGTTGCGACCAGATTCCAGCCGAGTGATGGACGATTTTAGTTTTGTTATGCTCGGTCAAACCTCTAGTCGAATTGAGATTTGAGAGTGAggagttatttttaacccccgacccaaaaataagggtgttataagaaaatcggttcagtagtttgaaagttatcagctcttttctggttactgtaaccttcacttgtcggggatgttataaataaGGTACACTTGTAATTAATAACAAGCGACCTACCCCGGCTTCGAACGGGTAgcatattacaattttcgtagagatctctatttttttgaaaaaaaaatatatagccaTATGTCACTCAGGATTAATGTAGCTTTTGACTGGTGCAAAATTTTTCGAAAACAGTTCTGTAGTTCCAaatattacttcctacaaacttaacttacttctttataatattagtgtagaagttaggtacttatctaaTTCCAGGCAATGAGTTGCAATACGATTTGCGTGCTGCCTGTTGTAAGTTTGATGGTGCCTACCTACTATGTCAAAATCTGAAATCCTGAAAGTTTCAGCGATACCTAACTGTAcaatatatatatgtatttacaatAGATGTACAATGTTTTAATATAATCGAATGAACTAGAACGTataggtaacagacagacagacaaccaaagaatcattaatttttatataaatactatataggtatacaaataaaaagaaaactccTAAGTTCTAACTGACCAGCCTGATTCTATCTTTTACAGCCAACTAACTCACTTGTAGCAACGTAAGTCGTCTCTGAAAGCGTCTTTCTGAAGTCGATGGATTTGACTTAAAATACAACAGAACTCGAATGCGGTTGCCCATCACTAATGGATGTTCCCAAAAAAAAGGTATTTTCAAAAGACATGACTCCAACTTTTGCACTTCATCAAATATAAATTTAACTCCGAATAATGGTAACCAACCTGCTCTTTGAGACTCTTTGTCATTTTCAGacaatagattttaaaaaaaagtggacCCAAAGCCACTCTCGAGCTTTTGTCAACATAAATACGTTctgttattattgtttttaactTAGTTTGCCTTTTGTATTCTTGAGTGGTTTTTTGAAAAGACACTTTTGAATATATTCAATTTCTTCATGTTACACGTGTTACACATATTTTCTAATCTGtattaactataatatatacAAGAGCAATaaaaattcgaaattcaaatttttttttttcaaaatatttttattcaattagacttttacaagtacttttcaatcgtcaagagcatctaccattggttcggagtgcctttcctaccgagaagaaccagcaagaaactcggcggttgctcttttcaaagatgtgATATACATAACTGATAGATATACATAAGATTTGATAtaaataactctgaaaagttagaggtgcgagcCCGGGATCGCACCCCTGACCGCCTGACGTCTTAGCCACTAGGGCCTAGGCTATAACCGCTCTcgatcacaagtgtaaattaaaaatttataacacccccgacaagtgaaggttacagtaactagaaaagagctgataactttcaaacggctgaaccgattttcttggattatagctaagaacactctcgatcaagccacctttcaaacaaaaaaactaaattaaaatcagttcattagtttaggagctacgatgccacagacagatacacatgtcaaacttataacacccctctttttgggtcgggggttaaaaagctcagaattacatataataatagtatgaccATAGTATGGCCTAAAGTTTTTGTAAAGTCTATTTAAAAGTGCTAATATTACGTCTTATAAGTACTTGATTACTTTTTGTACCATTTTCTCTCACCTTTTCTGTTCCTTTTGTGCCTTTTCAGACATATTTTCAGGTGAAAAAGAACTGTGTTTATGGGTAAAATTTTTGTACAATTTCCGGCCTCAAATTGCCATCTAGTGAGTACACTTAGAACTTTGTAATAAGGTTGGCTTCACAGTCCATAGTATGTTAAAGTGTATGGATTACTCGGTAGGTAGCGCTATTcgtgatattgaaacaaaaaagaCAATAATATTTCTTGATTAATTTAGTGGgagaattttattttcaaaccgttatacttatttgaaaattaaattttcttcgaaataaaaataaattgttatcttGGTCTATCGGGTCTATCTATGTTCTATCTTATTTTCTTTGTATTCGATGATCTATGGATGATCTTATTAAATCATTAAATCGATTTTGACAATAAAATGTCATTTTAAGTAATTCAATATTTTcatgtcaaaataatattgtgtattaataaataatgattctaataaaaatacaaaaataactcCCTTACAAAAATGTCAGAAATATTCCATAAAAGTTGTTACACCACACGAACAACAGGATACAAATACAGAACTCTATCGACCAATACCGGTGAAAAGACACGTAGGGACTCTAAGGAAGATACCACTTTTGATAGAAAATTTACTGAATTACAGCGGGAAATCACTTCTAGGATCGGAAAAGAAGTCAATGATACCCAGAGGGCGCGACAATCGATCCAAGACAAACTGGAAAAGATCGAAACTAAAATTAACACAATGCTCGACGTGCAAAACACAATACAATCACTTCGACAAGATTTACGTACGGCAGAAAATACACTGGTCGATATAAtggaaaaagtggaaaaaataGAAGGATTCATCGGCGTCAGCGAGAGCTGTAGTCTTAAATCTCACAAAAGTTCCATCTTCAAATCTAGACCGATTTTGAAAGATTTAGAAGCAATATGTAATAAAGAAGATATCGAAATTTCTAGTCCTGAAAATGTATAAGCTAGTATACTATACTATTTAAAGCTAGGTTTTACTTTCTTtcccttattttattttagttaacaATTTTCCGGGTTCAAATCCTCTGTAGTTTTCGTAATTTGTCTTAAAAAGgtctatttaattatttttatgtaatttaactGGAACTAATTACCTAAGTACTATTATTGTTGCTCATAAGCATCTTTTGTAGAAC encodes the following:
- the LOC123868222 gene encoding uncharacterized protein LOC123868222 gives rise to the protein MSEIFHKSCYTTRTTGYKYRTLSTNTGEKTRRDSKEDTTFDRKFTELQREITSRIGKEVNDTQRARQSIQDKLEKIETKINTMLDVQNTIQSLRQDLRTAENTLVDIMEKVEKIEGFIGVSESCSLKSHKSSIFKSRPILKDLEAICNKEDIEISSPENAILIFL